The Elusimicrobiota bacterium DNA segment GGGCACCGTCGACTCCGTGGAGTCCAACCCGGACCAGATCCTCAAGAAGGCGAAGGATTCGCTGAAGAACCAGGAAGTGCAGGACGAGATCGCCAAGCGCAAGGCGGCGATCGAGGCCGCGAAGAAAGCGAAGGGCTCGGCCGGCGGCGACGCCTCCCAGTCCAAGGCCCTCGGCTACTTCGCCAAGGTCGTCGGCATCGGTTTCGCTTTGATCTCCCCGTGGATCTCGGCGGCGGTGTACACCGTGCTCGGCCTCGTCGCGATCGCGATGGCCCCCGAGCAGGGCCGCTGGCTCGGCCGGCAGTTGGCCGTCATCGGCCTCGGCACGCTCGTCATCGGCGGCGCGGCGTCGCTCGCGGTCGCCAAGCTCGGCCTGGCGATGGGCGCCTTCGGCGTCGGCGTCTCCTTCCTCGTCCCGGCCGGCATCGCCCTCGCGATCGGCGTCATCGCCACGATCCGCGCCAACAAGAAGGACGGCGCGACGCTCGCCTCCGCCGCCGCCACCCCGGCGGGCTCCTCCGTGACCCCGGCCCCCGTCGCGGCGCCGGTCGAGGCCCCGGCTCCCGCCGCGTCCTCTCCCAAGGCGTCGTTCTCGATCAAGCCGCTGCTGGACCTGATCGCCCGCGCGTGGAACGCCGTCCTCGGCGTCCTCGGCATGGGCGTCAAGAAGATGGAGACGCCCGAGATCATGGCCCAGCGCCTCATCGATCAGCTCAACGCCGCCAAGCCCGTCTACAACAACAAGGTCCGCGAGGCCTCGACCCTCGTCGAGAAGCTCCGTCTCCAGATCGAAGGCGAGGTGAAGAAGATCGCCGAGTTCGACCGCACGATCACCGCCCTTCTCTCCGACAACGACGAGTCCAACGACATCCAGGCCGCCGGCCTCCTCAACAGCCAGAAGACGCTCGAAGCCTCCGTCGCGGCCACCAAGGAGCAGCTCGCCTCTTCCGAGAAGGCCCTGGAGAACATCAAGGAGGAGCGGGCGCGCTACTTCTCCGAGCGCGAAGAGACGCTCGCCAAGATCCAGGCCGGCCTCACCAAGGTCAAGTCCGCCGAGATCCAGAAGCAGATCGCCGAGCTCAAGGGCGGCTTCCAGATCGGCGACCTCAAGGACAACCTCGACCGCTTCGACGGCGCGGTCAACGACAAGATCGCCGACGCGAAGGGGACCACGGACGCCGTCGACTCCAACCCCGACCAGGTCCTCAAGAAGGCCAAGGACTCCCTGCGCACCCAGGAGATCGCCGACGAACTCGCCAAGCGCAAGGCGGCCATCGAGCAGGCCAAGAAGGACAAGGGCGCGGCGGGCGGCAAGTTGAGCACGGCGGACTCCATCTTCATGTCCGCGATGGGCGTCATGCTCGGCGTCGGCCTGACCTTGCTTCCGGGCTTCGGGACCGTGGCGGTCGCGGCGCTCGTCGCGGGCGGAGTCTCGATCCTGGCCGCCAAGGTCTCCGTCAACGTCGCCGGCACGGGCCGCGCGTACGACTTGGCGGCGACGCAGCTCCGGGCAGCCTCTATCGGCATGGCGCTCATCGCCGGCTACGCGCTGATCGCCGGCGCGGCGTTCCTCCCGACGCTCATCGGGGCGGCCGTGGTGGGCGCGGCGGCGTATTGGAACTCCCGCAAGGACGCGGCGCAGGAAGCCGCGGCGAAGGATGATAAGGGAGAGGCCGGCGGCCTGCTCCTCGAGCTCGGTATCGGCGCGGCCGTGATCGCGGTGATCGCCGCGGTCTCCGCGCCGTTCCGCAACCTGCTGGCCCGGGCCTGGAACGCCGCGCTCGGCATCTTCGGCCTCGGCGTGAAGAAGATGGAGACGCCCGAGGTGATGGCGCAGCGCATCATCGACCAGCTCAACGCCCAGAAGCCGGTGTACAACCGCAAGGTGCAGGAGGCCTCGACCCTCGTCGAGAAGCTCCGCCTGCAGATCGAGAAGCAGGAGGCGCAGTCCGCCGAGCTCGACCGCGCGGTGACGGCGATCCTGTCGGACTCCGACGAGCTCAACAACGTCATGGCCGAGTCGCTGCTCAACCAGAAGAAGACCGTGGACTCCTCCACGGTTCTAACGAAAGAGCAGTTGGCTCTGTCGGAGACCACCCTCCTTTCTATCAAGCAAGAGCGCGCCTCGTTCTTCTCCGAGCGCGAGGAGATGCTGGCGAAGATCCAGGCCGGCCTCACGAAGTCCAAGTCGGCCGAGATCCAGAAGCAGATCGCCGAGCTCAAGGGCGGCTTCCAGGTCGGCGACCTGAAGGACAACATGGACAAGTTCGAGGACGCGGTCAACGACAAGGTGGCCGACGCGAAGGGCACCGTCGACTCCGTGGAGTCCAACCCGGACCAGATCCTCAAGAAGGCGAAGGATTCGCTGAAGAACCAGGAAGTGCAGGACGAGATCGCCAAGCGCAAGGCGGCGATCGAGGCCGCGAAGAAAGCGAAGGGCTCGGCCGCCATGTAGTAATCGTCTTTCGGACCCCCGAAGGCCCGCGCGACGACGATCGCGCGGGCCTTCACCTTTTATAGAACGGCATTTCTCGCGGACTGTTTCCGGAAACAGCTGCGCCCGGTCAAAGGTCCGTTCGGGACGAAATGGTAAAATGATCCATGCCCCAGCCATTTCCCCATCGTTATGAAGTGAGCCTGACCTGGAAGGGAGGAGAGACCAGCGAGATCTCCGCCGGCCCGCGTCCCGTCCTCCCCGGCGGGCCGCCCGCCCAGTTCGACGGCACGGACGAGACCCGCTGGAGCCCCGAGCACCTCGTGCTGGCCGCGCTGGCGCAGTGCCTGATGCTGACCTGGGTCTCGCTGAACAAGCGCTCCCGGATCCCGCTGAAAGGCTGGGAGTCGAAGGGCGAGAGCGTCCTCGAGAAGACGAAGGAAGGCCTCGTCTTCACCTCGTTCAAGCTCACCGTCGCGCTCAAGACCGAAGAGCCCCGGATCGAAGAAGCCCGAAAGCTGCTCGAGACGGCCAAAAAATACTGCATCATCGCCAACTCGCTCAAAACCCCTCCCACCCTCGAAGCCGTCGTGGAAGCCGCCTGAGCCAGAAGCCCCCGATCTCGGAGCGCGCCGCGCTCCTGGTCCTCGCCTCCGTCCATTTCGTCAACCTGCTCGACTTCATGATGGTGATGCCGATGGGCCCGGACTTCGCGGGCGCGCTCGGCATCCCGATGTCCCATCTCGGGGTCATCGGCGGCGCCTACACCGCCTCGGCGACCGTCGTCGGCATCGCCGGCTCGATGCTGCTCGACAAGTGGGAGCGCCGCTCGGCGCTGACGATCGCGATCGCCGGCCTCGGCCTGTCCACGATGACCGGAGCGCTCGCCGTCGGCGGCGCGTCGCTGATCCTGGCGCGAGTGGCCGCGGGTGCGTTCGGCGGCATCGCCGCGACGCTGTGCTTCTCGATCGTCGCCGACCTCGTGCCCGAGGAGCGCCGCGGCCGCGCCACGGCCGTCGTGGCCTCCGGCTTCTCTCTGTCGTCGATCTTCGGCGTGCCGGCGGGCCTCGAGCTCGCGCGGCGCGGAGGCTGGCGCGCGCCGTTCCTTGTCGTCGGAGCGATCGCGCTGCTGTTGGCCGTGTCGGCGCGCCTGCTCCTTCCGCGGTTGAGGGCTCATCTCGACGCGAAGGAAGCCGCGGCGCCGCTGCCGCTCGACGCGCGCATGGGCCTGAGCTTCGCCGCGTTCGGCTGCTCGATCCTCGGGAACTTCATGCTGATCCCGAACATCCCGGCCTATCTGCAGTTCAACATGGGCTTCCCGCGCGCGCATATGGGCCTGCTGTACTTGGGGGGCGGGCTCGCGAGCCTGGCGACGATGCGGCTGGCGGGAGTCTGGACGGACCGCTCGCGCGCGCTGTGGCCGGTGCTGACGGGCGCGGTCCTGGTCTCGTCGGCCCTCGTCTTCGGCGCGGTGCTCCAGCCCCCATGGCTGCCGCCGGCCCTGTTCTTCGCCGCGTTCATGAGCTGCAACTCCGCGCGCTGGGTCGCGGTCAACGCGCTGGCCAGCCGGGTGCCGCCGCCGTCGGCGCGGGCCCGCTACCTGTCGGCGCAGAACGCGTTCTCGCACGCCGCCAGCGCGACCGCCTCGTTCGCCTCGGCCGCCTTCCTGACCTCGGACCCCTCCGGACGGCTGGTCGGCATGCCCGCGCTCGCGGCCACGGCCGCGCTGCTCGGGCTCGGCGCCCCGCTCGCGGTGTGGCGTCTGGAGAAGCTGCTCCCGGCGCGCCCCGCGCCGCGCGTCCCCGTCCCGGCCGAGTTCTAGCTCCGGCGGATCAGTCGCCGAGCAGGCTCAGGTAGAGATGCGGCTCGGCGACGGCCTTCTTGGCCATCTTGAGCACGCGCGAGAGCGCGTGCTTCGTGTTCGGCTGGGCGTTCTCCGAGAGCTTCTCGAGCTCGGGGATCACGACGGCGAGCTGAAGCCGGTTGAAGGCGGTCACGCCCTCGACGTCCACGTAGCGGAGCATCGGGTAATCGGGGTTCCCGCTCGGGATCGCGGCGGCGAGTATGCCGCCGTCGTCGATGAACAGGTCCAGCTCCCCGCCGAATTCGTCTTCGAGATACGCGTCGAGTCCCATGCTACCTCCCCGGATACATCGTCACGACCCGGCCGTCGGGCTCGGAGATGACGACGCAGGTCCGCACCGGCCTGCCCGAGCGCCCGTCCGTGCCGATCGCGTCCTTCCCGCCGGCGACGCGCTTGTCGCGGCCGTTCTTCTGACGGACGGGCTTCGCCTTCTCCGCGGCCCTCAGAAGCTCGAGCAGGTCCGTGCCGGGCAGGAACAGGCTCTTGCCGCGGCTGCGGCGGCCGCCGGCGAAATGGCTCTCGCGCACGTGACGCTCCGCCCGCTCGCCGAGCGCGAGAGCGGCCGGCTCCGCGGCGGCGGCGAAGGCGGCGAGGGCGAGGACGGCGAGAACGGCGCGACGGAGCATGGGCGATTATATAAGATGCCTCCATGAAGAAGCTCCTCCCCCTCCTCGCGCTGTGGGCCTCGGCCTGCGCCCCTCGGATCAACGACATCACGACGACTCCCGACGATCCGCCGAGCTTCCGGCGCGCGGCCCTGCTGCCCGAGAACCGGGGCCGGGACATGACCTATCCGAGCGCCAACATCTCCCGGCAGCGCAAGGCCTACCCGGACCTCAAGCCGCTCGGCCGCGTCGACCCGCCGGAGAGCGCCTACGAGGCGGCGCTCGCCGCCGCCCGGCGCATGCCGCGCTGGAACGTCATCGCGGCCGACGCCGCCGCGCGCGTCATCGAGGCCGTGGCGACGACGGGGCTGCTGCGCTTCAAGGACGACGTCGTCATCGAGGTGCGCCCCAACGGCTCCGGCTCCGCCGTCCACATGCGCTCGAAGTCCCGCGCCGGCAAGAGCGACTTCGGGACGAACGCGAAGCGCATCCGCGCCTTCTTCGAGGAGCTCGGCCGCTAGCGCAGGGCGGACGCCAGGAACCGCTCGACCGCGTAGGTCGAGAGCTGGCCGCACGGGCCGTTGAAGTTGTAGTCGCAGCCGTGCGTGGCCCAGGGCATGTTCAGGAAGTAATGCGGCACGCCCGCGGCCTTCAGCTTCCCTGAGAGCCGGTACTCGTGGAGCGGCCAGACCATCTCGTCGCGGCCGCCGTGGATCATCAAGGTCGGCGGCGACTTCTTCCCGGCGGCGAGCAGCGGGGAGGCCCGCTCGTAGCGCTCGGGCTCCTCGGCGGGAGAGCCGCCCAGGTACTGGCGCAGGAGCCGGCGCGAGTCGATCATGCGCTTGGGGCCGGGAACGCGCCAGGCGAGGAACAGGTCGTTGGGACCGTAGAAGACGACGATGCCCCTGAGCCCGGGCGGCGGCTCGGGGTCGTGCGCGGCGGCGAGCGCGATCTGGGCGCCGGCGGAGCGGCCCAGGAGGATCACGCGGCTCGGATCGAGCGCTAGGTCCGTGGAACGGTCCCTCAAGAACGACAGCGCGTCGCGGAGGTCGTCGACGGGGCCGGGGAAGATCGAGCGCGGGGCGAGGCCGTAGTCGACGGAGGCGACGGCGTAGCCGCGGGCGGCGAGGTAGCGGGAGAGGGGGTCGAGCTCGAGGCGGGAGCCGCTTTGCCAGGAGCCGCCGTGGACGACGATCACGAGAGGGGAGGGCTTGAGCGCGGCGACGGGACGGTACAGCTCGAGGGAGAGGACCTCGCCGCAGGAACGGGCGTATCGCTCGGTGGTCTGATGAACGGGACTTAACGGCACGCCCATCAACAGATTCTTGAACGACAACGGCGTGGAGGATACGTCCGACGGACCGAAGGCGGCCTCCATGCTTTTCGGCAGGCCTGCGGCTACGGATAACGATCTCAGCAACGGGGTCAGGAATAGAAATGACGCGGCTATTCCTATGACGACTGAATATCGGCCGCCGCGTGTCGTGCTCCAACCTGGAGCGAACGGCAATAAAGACAAGACGGCGAGGGCGTGGCCCCACTCGGTCACGATGATCGACAGCATCCACAGGTGGTAGGTGGGGGCGCGAAAGACGGCCAGGAGGGATACGAGCAGGAACACGGCGGCGTAGACGATTCGCCCTCTTCCGTTTCGGATCTGGATCATCCCCACGCTCCTCTTAACGCCTTGAATCCGGCCTCATAGGTCAGCGGAGCCAAACCGATCGCGGCGGCCAAACGCGACGAGACCAAGGATGAGTCGCGCGGGCGCGGAGAAGCGAATGTCGCATCGACGGCCCGCGCCTCGCGGATGAGGTTTTCGTTGAAACCCATGATCCGCGCGAAGGCGGTCGCGGTCTCGAAGCGCGTGGCGCGGTCGGCCCCGCCCCAGTGGAACACGCCCTCGAGGTCGGGGTCGGCGAGGAGCTTGCCCAGGACCTCGGGCAGCTGGTCGGCGGCCGTGGAGGTGCGCCATTGGTCGACGAAGGCCGCGACCGGCTCGCCGGCGGCCAGCTTGGCGCGCAGGTTGTCGACGAAGCCCGGACGCCCGCCCAGCGGCCGGCCGTACGCGGTCGAGACGCGCAGCACCGCCGCGCCGGGGGCGCGGACGAGGGCCGCCTCCTCGCTGGCGAGCTTGCCGCGGGCGTAGACCCCGCGCGGGTTCGGACGGTCGTCCTCGCCGTACCAGCCGCGTTCGCCGTCGAACACGAGGTCGGTCGAGAAATGGACGAGCCGGGTCCCCGAGGCGCCGCACAGCATGGCCAAGGTCTTCACCGCGTCCACGTTCACGCGCTTGGCCCGGTCGGGGTCCCGTTCGCAGACATCGGGGTCGGCCTCGGCTCCGGCGTGGACCACGACTTTCGCGGCGGCGGCGTCGAAGGCGCGCCGGATCGAGTCGGGGTCGGCCAGGTCCAGGTCCAAAGCCCCCTCCCCGGCGCTCGTCCGGGAGGCCCGGAACACCGTCCAGGACCCCGAGAGGGCGGGGGCCAGGCGCCGGCCGATGAAGCCGGTAGCACCGGTCAGGAGCAGAGCGGGGGGCGTTTTTGTCACCTAGGTCCTTGGGCCCAGACCGGCTCGGGTAGTATGCCTCAGGCCGGTTCGAGCCGGAGCGACTATACTGGTTTTATGGTGAATCGAATAGGTCTCGCGGCGCTCCTCCTGGCTCTGGCCGCCCCCGTTCGGGCCAATAACGCCCTTTCCGACGCCCGGGGCGTCGCCGGCGGACGCCTTTCCTCTTACGACGGCGGCTGCACCGGCGGCTCATGCGGCGCCGCGGTGACCGCCTGCGAGGGCGAAGCCTGCCGGATCGACGCCGTCTCCCAGAACGCCCTCAAGACCGGCGGCCTGACCGTGGCCAAGGACAACGGCTCACGCCCGGCGATGACCGCCGAGGTCCCCGCCCCCGCCCTCGGGGAGGACAAGGAAGGCTCCAAGGACAAGCCCGGCTTTTTCAGCAAGCTTCTCAGCGGCAAAGGACTGATGTACGGCCTCGGGGGCGCCGCGGCCGGAGCCGGCATCGGCTGGCTGGTCGGCGGGCCGATCGGCGCGGTCGTCGGCGGCCTACTCGGCGCCCTCGGCGGGTTCTTCCTCTCGAAGATGCTCTCGAAGTAGCCTCACCCGATATCACGCAGGAAGGCCGGCCCCTCGACGGGCCGGCCTTCCTAGTTACAAGACGCCCTTGCCGGAACCCGTAATCGGAGATATACTCAGCCCATGACCCGACGCGCTCACTGGCTTCGACTCGCGCTGCTGGCCGCCCCCATCGTCCTGTCGCTCGCCTGCGGGGGAGACGACCCCAAGCCGACCTACGACCCCGATCTGACCGGCCCCTGCCAGGACATCAACCAGCGCTGCGGCTCGAGCGCGGACTGCTGCGGGGTGCTGACCTGCAACGCCAACAAGGTCTGCTCCGGCGGCGGCTGCCAGGCCGCGGGCACCTCCTGCACGAGCTCGAGCCAATGCTGCGGCACCATGAGCTGCACCGGCGGGGTCTGCGTCGGCGCGACCGGCTGCAACGGCGCGGGCGCGAGCTGCTCCAGCTCCAGCCAATGCTGCAGCTCGCTGACCTGCAACGGCGGCGTGTGCGGCAGCGGCACGAGCTGCTTCGGCCAGGGCGCGACCTGCACCTCTTCGACGCAATGCTGCGGCACGCTCACCTGCCACAGCGGCTTCTGCCAATAGATGTTGTAGGATTACCGCATGGCTAAAGCGACCAAGACGCCCCTCAAGTCCGGGATCACGAAGGAACTTTTCTCCAGCGGCAAGGTGTCCGCCGAGGTCCCCTACAAGAAGGGCGTGCGCGAGGGCGCGGGCAGGATGTACTACGAGACCGGCGAGCTCTACGCCAAGGAAACCTACAAGGCAGACAAGCTCAACGGCCCGACGACCACCTACTACGTCTCGGGCAAGGTCCAGTCCGAGCTGAGCTACAAGGACAGCCTCCTCGACGGCCTGTGCAAGGAGTACTATCTGAGCGGCAAGCTCGAGTCCGAGACGACCTACAAGGCCGGCAAGAAGGAAGGCCCCGCCAAGATCTACGCCGAGACGGGCGCCGTCGAAAAGTCGCTCAACTATAAGGACGACAAGATCGTCCCCTGATTAAGGGGTCAGGCTTTCCGATCTTGCAATTCTCTCTCGGGAATAACGAGAGACCGAGCTGACTCCCAGACCAAGCCAACGGGCGGTCGCTGTCATTGAATGCCCTGCCTTGACCGCCTCCAATGCCATCAATCGGCGAACGGCGACGACACGCGGTGCCTTGGAGCATGACCGGACCGCCTCGATGCTGACGCCCTCGCGCGACGCGATAGGCAGACTCAGCGCCGCTATATCCTGTT contains these protein-coding regions:
- a CDS encoding OsmC family protein codes for the protein MPQPFPHRYEVSLTWKGGETSEISAGPRPVLPGGPPAQFDGTDETRWSPEHLVLAALAQCLMLTWVSLNKRSRIPLKGWESKGESVLEKTKEGLVFTSFKLTVALKTEEPRIEEARKLLETAKKYCIIANSLKTPPTLEAVVEAA
- a CDS encoding MFS transporter; translation: MMVMPMGPDFAGALGIPMSHLGVIGGAYTASATVVGIAGSMLLDKWERRSALTIAIAGLGLSTMTGALAVGGASLILARVAAGAFGGIAATLCFSIVADLVPEERRGRATAVVASGFSLSSIFGVPAGLELARRGGWRAPFLVVGAIALLLAVSARLLLPRLRAHLDAKEAAAPLPLDARMGLSFAAFGCSILGNFMLIPNIPAYLQFNMGFPRAHMGLLYLGGGLASLATMRLAGVWTDRSRALWPVLTGAVLVSSALVFGAVLQPPWLPPALFFAAFMSCNSARWVAVNALASRVPPPSARARYLSAQNAFSHAASATASFASAAFLTSDPSGRLVGMPALAATAALLGLGAPLAVWRLEKLLPARPAPRVPVPAEF
- a CDS encoding DUF1499 domain-containing protein: MKKLLPLLALWASACAPRINDITTTPDDPPSFRRAALLPENRGRDMTYPSANISRQRKAYPDLKPLGRVDPPESAYEAALAAARRMPRWNVIAADAAARVIEAVATTGLLRFKDDVVIEVRPNGSGSAVHMRSKSRAGKSDFGTNAKRIRAFFEELGR
- a CDS encoding alpha/beta hydrolase; protein product: MIQIRNGRGRIVYAAVFLLVSLLAVFRAPTYHLWMLSIIVTEWGHALAVLSLLPFAPGWSTTRGGRYSVVIGIAASFLFLTPLLRSLSVAAGLPKSMEAAFGPSDVSSTPLSFKNLLMGVPLSPVHQTTERYARSCGEVLSLELYRPVAALKPSPLVIVVHGGSWQSGSRLELDPLSRYLAARGYAVASVDYGLAPRSIFPGPVDDLRDALSFLRDRSTDLALDPSRVILLGRSAGAQIALAAAHDPEPPPGLRGIVVFYGPNDLFLAWRVPGPKRMIDSRRLLRQYLGGSPAEEPERYERASPLLAAGKKSPPTLMIHGGRDEMVWPLHEYRLSGKLKAAGVPHYFLNMPWATHGCDYNFNGPCGQLSTYAVERFLASALR
- a CDS encoding SDR family oxidoreductase, with translation MTKTPPALLLTGATGFIGRRLAPALSGSWTVFRASRTSAGEGALDLDLADPDSIRRAFDAAAAKVVVHAGAEADPDVCERDPDRAKRVNVDAVKTLAMLCGASGTRLVHFSTDLVFDGERGWYGEDDRPNPRGVYARGKLASEEAALVRAPGAAVLRVSTAYGRPLGGRPGFVDNLRAKLAAGEPVAAFVDQWRTSTAADQLPEVLGKLLADPDLEGVFHWGGADRATRFETATAFARIMGFNENLIREARAVDATFASPRPRDSSLVSSRLAAAIGLAPLTYEAGFKALRGAWG
- a CDS encoding toxin-antitoxin system YwqK family antitoxin, with translation MAKATKTPLKSGITKELFSSGKVSAEVPYKKGVREGAGRMYYETGELYAKETYKADKLNGPTTTYYVSGKVQSELSYKDSLLDGLCKEYYLSGKLESETTYKAGKKEGPAKIYAETGAVEKSLNYKDDKIVP